GACTACCTCACCAAGCCCTTCAGCCTGGAGGAGTTCCTCCTGCGGGTGCAGGGCATCCTGCGCCGCTCCGCCTGGTACAGTCGGCCCGTGGATGCGGGGAGCTCGTTTTGTTTCGGGGAGAACCGGGTAGACCTGGGCTCGGGCCGGGCGGCGACGCCCCGGGGAGAGGTGGCGCTCACGGAGCTCGAGCTCAAGATGCTTCGCCTGTTCGTCGCCCGGGAAGGGGAGGTTCTCCCCCGCGCAGACCTCCTGGAGTCGGTGTGGGGGATGCCTCCGGAGAGCGAGACCCGCACCCTGGACAACTTCGTGGTGCGCCTGCGCAAGTACTTCGAGCCCGACCCCTCGGCCCCCGTGCACTTCCTCACGGCGAGGGGCAGGGGCTACCGGTTCGTGGGCAAACCAGCCCCCTGACCGCCGTCGCCGGGCAGGTTCCCGAACGGGATCATCCAAGGGGGATGGCGTCTGAGCCGGGAGGGCGTCCCCGGCCCTGTCCCCAGATGGCTTCGGCGATGCGGCGGGCTCGGGGGAAGCGAGACCACTCCTCCACGGGCAGAAGGCACTTGCGGCGCCAGTTCGGGTGCTCGGAGAGGGTGCCGGGAAGGTTCTGCATCTCGCGGCCGCCCAGGAGGTCGTCGAGGTTGGCAAGGAGGAGCGCCGCCGGCGTCCGGGCGAGGAAGGCGTGCACCGAACCGGCCAGGGCCTCCAGGGCGCTTTCGGGCACCTCGTGGGCCGGCGCGACCCCCGGGGGCAGGAGGCCCTCGGCCGCCAGGGCGTCCAGGAGGCGGAGGCAGTCCCACCGGCGACCCTCGGCGTCGCCCCGCTCGGCCTCGGGGGTGGGGTACTGGCGCAGGCGCGCCTTCACCTCCAAATCCCGGCCCAGCCAGAACCCGTCCACGGTGGGCAGGTCGTGGGTGGCCACCGACACCAGGGCCTGGCGCGGGTACTCTCCCGGTGCCCGGTAGCGGCCGTCCCCGTGCTTCTCGAAGATGAGGAGCCGGTAACCGTAGAACCCCGAGGCCGCGAGCGCCACCCGGACCTCCGGGGGGATGGTCCCCAGGTCCTCCCCTACGATGGCACACCCGTGCTCGCGGGAGAGACAGCGAAGCACCGCCAGGAGCTCCTCGGCCCGGTCCTCCACATAGGCGCCGGCACTCGCGGGCAGCTCCCCCGGCACCCAGAAGAGCCGCCACAGGGCGAGCACGTGGTCGATGCGCAGGGCCCCGGCCCGCCGGGCGCTGCGCTCCACCGTGTCCCGGAGGAAAGCGTACCCGGTCTCCCGGTGACGGTCCGGGATCGGGGGCGGCACGCCCCAGCGCTGACCCATGAGGCTGAAGGGGTCGGGAGGGGCGCCGGCCGAGGCCCCGAGGGCCAGCACGTCCTGGTATACCC
The sequence above is a segment of the Thermodesulfobacteriota bacterium genome. Coding sequences within it:
- a CDS encoding response regulator transcription factor; amino-acid sequence: PEHPFSLVVLDLMLPGLGGLEVCRRIRALDPRLPVLMLTALSSEADRVKGLRHGADDYLTKPFSLEEFLLRVQGILRRSAWYSRPVDAGSSFCFGENRVDLGSGRAATPRGEVALTELELKMLRLFVAREGEVLPRADLLESVWGMPPESETRTLDNFVVRLRKYFEPDPSAPVHFLTARGRGYRFVGKPAP